The window tgatttaaaattcaaatgttaaCAATTTCTTATCTAGAatgcagaatattaaaatgtttatgtgtACCTTTTCTACATGaaagattctgttttttttttttatttgtttttttttaactcttattaGTAGTGATCAGCAAGATATTaccaatgggaaaaaaacatctCCCCAGGTAAAATCATCTACTCACGAATCCCGCAAACATAAGAAGTCAAAGAAATCTcacaaaaagaagcagaaaaaaagatcacacaaaaaacagaagaaaagcaaGAAGGAAGCCACAGATGTAACAGCAGATTCCTCAAGCGAGTACTCAGAAGAAACTGGGGCTTCTAGtaccaggaaaagaaaacaaccacATAAGCGCAAGAAAAAATCTAGGAAAAAGTCTCTCAAAAAATCTGCTTTATTTGTAGGGGCAGAAAGTGACACTTCCCAGTCAGATGATTCAGCATCCAGCAGTTCTGAGGAGAGTGAGGAAAGAGACAATgagaaaaccaaaaggaaaaagagagagaaaaatgtccATATCCCCATAGTTAACAATGAAATACAGGAGAGGACAAACAAACGCACAAATTGGAAAGTGGCTACAGATGAAAGGTCTGCGGAGAGCTCAGAGGATGACTAAATGGGAAACATTCTTGTATTTCTCATTTGACTCTGGTTATTTACAGCTCTTACACCTTGGAGTTTGGCCAGTGACTCCTTCAGCACAGGGGGTCTGAGGTCAGAGCTGTCTTGTGCCATCTATATGTTTTGACAGACTCCTGTCTTCTGTTTTGGCTTGTTAAACTTGATCCCCTTTTCTTGTTAATAGGGaatctggtattttgttatgaagGTTTCTTGAAGAGATTATTTTTTTGCAATTAATCACATTTAGTGTAGAGGACATATATAGTAAATTAAAGAACCCAGAAAGCTGAATCCAATAATGACCTGGGTACACCAATTGGAATGTTGAagttggggaaactgagggcTGAGATCAAGAGGGATTGATTGGAAAGCAGTGTTAAGTAGAATGGTTTGATAAAGCAAACACTATGTTATGTTTATACAGCAGGTATCCTAACTGATTTGTCTTCAGCCTTGGTGCTTTGATCCTTGGGTTTTTTTTGACCCCACAACTGTGGTCTGGTTTATTTAATGAGAAAATGGCTTAAGAACAAACTGTTTCATGTTAAGATCCAAAGACAACTGAGTCTAGGGTTTTCCCAAATTTCCCTGCTGGACAGGATCTATAGCTACACTTAGTATACTTGTAACACATGGTAACTGGATAGTAAATGGTTTTATAGTTCCATTGCTGTATATTGCCTAAACAGACTtgtgttcaaaattatttcttcagtTGTCATAACATCTACCAAATGCGGAAGAATTAGGAATTAGTTATGTTAATAATGCTCTGAAAGGGATTCAGGGTAGCAACAGCCATCTAAATGTCTATATATTGTCCCCACCCCCCAGTCTGGGGTTTGTTCCCaaggtcttatgcatgctaggcaagcactctaccactgagttgtactCCCAGCCCTTTGTCTTCCTTGTTCATTTCTAATTCTAGTAATGAATTTAGATTTTCCCTGAAACTAAGTTGAATCAGTTCCAAAATGAAACAGGCTTCTCAGGGACATCTACTTCTTCCCACTCTGCCTTTGAGTTAAAGCACCAAGTAGAGACCACATTATTTCTCTTTGCCATACTGTGATCCCTACTATGTTATTTCTTCAGAAACCAAAATATCACTGAGAGAAGGCTGGCAGAACACAGGTGAATTTTTCATTATGGGAGAAAAGGTCAAGTGGCATATtgtcattttcttccttattgtCACTTTATGAGCTAAGAAAAAGGCTTAAAAACTCAAAAGACTTTTGGTCTTAGTTCTGCCATTAATCAGTTGTAAGTTCTAGAGCAGCTTAAGTTAATCTCCCTGGCCTTTCCCCATGTGTAATAGAGAAGTACTTCATGGTAGCATGACAATTTAAGACACCAGCAATAGAATACAACTATGATGACATTCCATGAAGTGTATTTTATAGTTCTAACTACTAAAATTAGTTCTCTTTATGGAACAATTTCTAATAAATGCTTGGTTTTAAAATACATGGTTGGCCAGAGGTGCCCTATCCTTTGATTATGAGTGGGTGCTACCTTTTgggatatttatttgaaatactaATTCTTTGGTACTCAGTTGTCAATGTTCcatggtatatatttttgtcCTTGGCATAAGTGGAAACCTAATAGGGGGGAAGAAGAGTCTTTTAATTACTACCTCTTAACCTTCTTGGAGCAACTGAAGTCTTTGTTGGAAGGAGTTATTAGTGTGTATTTTTTTAGCATTGTTTTGTGCTCTTAAGTACTGATTGAAAGCACAGATTTGGGAAAATGAGCCAGTGGCATAAGGCACCTCCAGGAAGTTGGCTCTTTGGGTCTTGACCTTTCCCTCCTACCATACTAGCAGGCTTATCTCTTTCCCAAGGAATAcatattttgcctgtttttttttcccctttcatgttttatcttttcttgGTCAAGTATAAGCAATAAAGCTGTTTTGTTATTAATCTTTCAACTCCAAATTCTCTTCTATGCCTTAAGCTAAGACTTTCATGCTACTTCCAACCCTTTTAACTATGGCTTAGGGTGGCTCTTTAAAACCTATCATCTCCTATTTGCACTACTAGCCTTGGAACATGTTTATTTCTAATGTTCCTGCCAGATATCTCAATATTAAAtcctaaaatgaaatttaaaggaaaaaaagaaagttggagaATTCATGTTTATTGAATAACTGGTGTGATACAACCTGGAATTTCtgaattccaaataaataaaatttcactttttgaaCATTCGATCTGTTACTTTTTAGCACCAACAAACTTGGTAACAGCCTGATGCTGACTTGACAATTGGTTGACAATTCCTCCCCCACTTGCACTTCAATCTTAATAACAAGTCCTTTACtgcttttgtcattttcttaaggGGTGGCCTACTGCCCTCCTTTCTGTACAATCTGGGCAAACCGACTGGTGATGGCAAGAGTAGTGTCAATGAAGCGGTCCACACAGCTAGAGAGACAATTTTCAGTTCGAGAGTCTAGGCGATTCCCTGGCTTCTCCACACATTTATCCCAACATAGTTCCATGAAGTGATGCACctaaggaggaagaaaaatattaaccatTGGGGTCTGTAGATAACCCTAAGTGATCACTCTCttacttcattttcaatttcctCACAAAACCATCCTTTCAACCAATGAACCATGGGAAATCACTTTGGGCTCTTTGTTACATGTCTCCAGTTGGTCCAGATCCTCATCCCTACAGATGGTAAATTCTCAGGTAGTGCTAATACCTTCTTTAACATCCCCCAAGGCAGCCAGCACAAGGTAAAAACGGGAAAGTAGCAGCACTCATTCAGAACCTGTGCCCTGAAGACAATGTTAGTTCTTAACATTGTGGGGGCCATGGATACATTAAGAATACGGATTCATTCTCCAGAAAAAAGTGCATATATGGGCACAGAAAATGTGTGCATTTTCAGAATATTCAGGACCCAAAAATTTCTAACAGGTTCTTGCTACTCTACCTGCATAGTGCCTCCTCCTACTGCCcagcaaaagggaaaaaataaacatttacccGCGGTATTTTTGAGAGGCTAGGTACTAAATATATGTCCAAGGTCATGCAGCCAGCAAAGGCCACGCTGGGGTTTGAATCTCCCCTATAAgttctccaaaacaaaacaaaacccttgcTTTgcaatgaattcttttttttttaacatttattttttttttagaagtagttggacacacaatatctttatttttatgtggtgctgaggatcgaacccagggcctcacacgtgctagactagtgctctacctctgagccacaatcccagtcctgcaatgaattcttttttttttttaatttttaatatttatttatttattttttagttctcggcggacacaacatctttgttggtatgtggtgctgaggatcgaacccgggccacacgcatgccaggcgagcgcgctaccgcttgagccacatccccagcccctgcaatgAATTCTTAAGAGCTCAGCTTTCTCCAATAATGTTTTCGTGcccattattttcaaatacattatcTCAAACGATCTTCACCAATCCACAGAAGCAGAAAGCGACAACGAAATCAAAACAAAGTGGGTGGGTGTCTCGACTCCTGGCACGTGGCCTTCAAAAGGAGAGGCAGATGGGAGCCCACACAGTCCCCTGGCTGGTAAGGATCCCATGCTTTTAACTTCTACCCCCTACCTGAGCACTACTGCAGGGGACCGGGTCACAGCGCGGATCCAGCTTCCAGTCGCCTCACCACTTCGTCAGTAATACAGAGCTCCACGGGTCGGGGACCTGTACTTCACCTTCCTTTTCTTAAAACTCCCAAGGCTGATCCCGGCCCTCTCACCTGTGCAGTGAACTGCGCTTTCTGCTGTTCAGCGGCCACCAGGCGCTGTAACTCCGCTTCGTCCGCCTCCCCAAGCTCCGCCATTCTCAGAATCAGACTTGTGAGTGCGCGTGCGCAGTGAGTGCGACAGACTCCTACTTCCGGTTCACCTAGCGTTTTTCTCCGCGTTTCCTGTGGTCGTTGTGGGGTGGGAGTTGTCGCATAACTGCTTCCGGGTTGATGGACGACCTTGAGCCCTCAAAAGCGAGATGGCGGTTCTCTTGAGGCTCGGTGTCCTCTGCGGTGCTCAAGGAGGCCGAGGTGAGGGGTCCTGGCAGGTAGAGTTGTTTATCGCAGTCTCCAATCGGGGAAGGGGATGGGAGTGAAGACTCTACTGACCTGTGGGGAGACATCTTGAGTAGAAGGTCTTCCCTCTCTGCTGCGCCTCAGGCGTCTGTGCGACTCACCGCAGTGACCACTGTGGCCTGCGGGCCCAAATGTTCACCTGAGCGCGTATCACACCTGCTTAAGGCTGAAGTGGTGATGGGGTAATTTGGAAGAAAGTTCCTCTGGAAGTTACAGTGTTCCCGAGGATATTCCACATAGGAACTCTTGTTTTTTCTTACCTTGCACCAGGAGAAAGAGTCCCAATGCGTGGTTTCTCAAGTTTTTCCTAACGAGTTGTGTTTAAGTGTGGATGTAGGGGATCAGTTCGATAATCTTGTAACTGGGCATTTATGTTTTACCAGTGCTGAAGTAAGGCTGGATACAAGTTTGAATAAGACGTAACGCCTGCCCTCgaagaactttcattttttagGGAAAATGTTGATAACAATAATCTAACATAAAGCAAAAACTTGTTGTGTACGTAAATTGTTATGTGAGTtcagagaaagaatatttttagctgtagtttGGAAGGATTAccctgtcttgtttttttttgttttgtttgtttttgtttttactactagggattgaacccaggggttctttactaatgagctacatccccagccctttttgctttttattttgagaccgggtctcactaagttgtggcgGCTGACCtggaatttgagattctcctgcctcaggctcttgatttgctgggattataggcgtgtaccacccctcctctctttcttactttcttttctttctttctttcttttttttttttcttaaagatctAAGATTTtttatccactttttaaaaattggtgcattattgtTATACATAATTTTGggcttttttattatatatttatgcatgcacacagtataacagTGTTATTTGGCCAGTACTTGGCTCCTAAAGAGGTATGCCTGATTTGAGTCTTGAGGATAAAGAAAGTAAGGAATAAGGATCTGCTGAAATGAGCAAAAACAATGATGAAGGCATAGAATCTGCAtggtatgagagaaaacaaatacaatagTGTGAGAACATGAAGATCAAGGTGagaaatgaatttagaaatgtGAAGTGAAACTGAATCATAAAAGaatccatctttttttaaatatattttttacttgtacatggacaaatacctttatttttatttttacatggtgctaaggatcaagcccagtgcctcacaagtgctaggcgagcactctaccactcaaccacaaccccagcccaagaattgaTCTTAATATAAGATTGTGTGCCTTACCTTATGGAAGTgtagcttttttttgtttgtttgttttgttttggtttttgttttttgtactggggatcaaacccagggtgctttaccattgagcacatccccattccattttatttatttatttattattattattattattatttttatttttatttttatttatttattttagttttcggcagacacaacatctttgtatgtggtgctgaggatcaaacctgggccgcacgcatgccaggcgagcgcactactgcttgagccacatccccagctccgccattccattttattttgaaacagggtctcattaagttgcttagggcgttGATAAATTGATGAGACTAGCCTTGAGCTtacaattcttctgtctcagcctcccaggctgctggcatgcaccaccgtgcctgactttttctttttttctttttttttgaaacagaatcttcaTATTTTGTCCAGGCTGTCCTCCAACTCCTAAAGGATTGCCATTGAAATGtttgacaggggctggggatgtggctcaagcggtagcgagctctaCTGGCAttcgtgtggcccgggttcgatcctcagcaccacatacaaacaaagatgttgtgtccgctgagaactgaaaaataaatattaaaaaattctctctctctctcaaaaaaaattttaaaaaaaccgaAATGTTTGACAGATTTGCAATTTAAACTTATCATTTTGGTAACAATATAGTACATGGCTCTGATGGAAGATAGAGAAGACTCAGATACAAGTCAGGGAGACACTGTGGTAGAAGTCTGGGCACAGTGTCATCTCCCTGAGTtaagatggaaagaaaagaaagaaagagctgggAAAGTGTGTGTGGGCATTTCTTAGATGACATGGGATTAAAGTAAGGGTTAAGTATATTACATTGAGGGAAGATAGCCAAATGGAAGGAGAAATTAAAGATACAGGAGATAAAATAATAAGGAATTCTTGTGTGTCTTCAACTTTATGAAAACTGTGCTAAATCCCTTATAtatattatcaattttttaaCATTATTGTGAAGTAAGTACTATTATTCtttaacaaatgaggaaattgaggcttagagaCCCCATTTAATTAAGCTGATTTTTATGTCAGAGGTAAAAAGTGGTGCACCTGGGTGAATTAGGTCTATTTTTCAACCAAGAGATAGGGTCCAGTAGGGATAGAAATGGTTCGAGAGTATTAAGTAGAGACATTGGTCTTGAAATGGAAGAAGTTAATATGTGAACTTTTCAGACTGGACTGAATTCTTCAAGAGCAGAGACTTTGTCTTTTATCTGTCTTGCTCCAGAACCAAGCATAGTCTTGATTTTAGTAAATATTGGATAAATAGATGAGAATAGAGAAGAAGCTACCttttttttaagtagataaaAGTGAGGTCCTTTTACATAAGTGTTTCATTGAGTCTTCAGTCTTTTGATGATTACCTGGTTGAGTTCATAGTTAACCCCGTGAAATCAACACTAtcttcattttgtagatgagataTTATCTCATGTTTAGGGTTAAGTAGTTTGTTTATTATGATCACTTAGAAAGTCTGTCAGTTCTGTTAAAGAAGAGGTGCTTATGATCCCTGTAATGTTTCTTTCCTCAGCTCTGTTCCTCCGAACCCCATTGGTCAGACCTGCTCACATCTCAGCATTTCTCCAGGACCGACCTACCCCAGGATGGACTGGAACACAGCACATTCACCTGTCACCAAACCGCCATTGTATGTTTTTTCATCACTGCTGTTTTCTTGGCTCTAACCTGGGTTCATTATCATGTCTTTGGTAGGGCTTGAGGTCTATTAGGGGGACTCCCCTGTCCACCTGTATCAAAGGAAGACCTAATTTTAGGCAGACAGTGACAGCATAGTTGAATAATACCACTTATACTCAGAGAGAACCTTCTGGCCTAATTAggtcttcaaaattttttaaaaatttctttaaaaagaaaataacgcTTAGGAAGATTCTGCTCAGTACAATTTAATCACTTGTGTATATTTAGCTAATGGATAGGAGCCAGATGTAGAAAATTGAGacaatttaaaaagtcatgtcCATACACTGCAATGTGTACTTATAGctgggattattattttttttttaaggttacttTAAAACCATATGGCATTTCTTAGAGGAATGCTATTTAGTATTATTCAGATTAGTCTTAGAAAATCTGAAGATGAACTGGatgtggtggtgaacacctgtaatctcagcaactcaagaggctgaggcaggaggattgcaagtttgaggtcagcctcagcaacttagtgaggccctaagcaacttgtcttgaaataaaaaggactgtggttATAGCTTACTGGTGTAGGGtctttgggtttgatccccagtacctatccccaccccaccccccaaaaaaatgaggAAGTAAATAATGACccaactatatttttatttttaaagtctggaGAGATCAGTGATTGGCATTTGGGGAGTGGCAGTTAGTAACCAGtgactgaacccagtggtgcttaacccactgagccacatccccggcccttttttatattttattttgagatgatctCGCAGAATTGCTTTAGGACTTCATTAGGttctgaggcaggctttgaacgtgcagtcctcctgcttcagtctcccaagctactgggaacAGTGTTTTATATAAAGACTTCACTCATTAGTTATGAGAGCCTAAGTGAGAATAgtttttctgcttcttcttcctattattggtgattgaatccagggttgctataccactgaactctatccccagctcttttcattttagtttgacacatggtcttgctaaattgcccagactggcctcaaacttgtgagcctcctgtctcagtcgCTCACGTCATTGGATgataggcatataccaccatacccagctttgAAAACTTTGTGGATTCCTTTGCTTAGTATGGTTGGATTTAGCAGAGTGGTTCTGGAGTACACAGGGCTGAAGAAAAGTCTCTGAAGttgtatacataaatatgtatttatgtacatttttctggGAAGAAACTCCTCTATCCTTTTATTAGATTCCCAAAGGGGTCTGTAACCAAAAAAAAGATAGTCTTTCAAAGAGATATTTAAAGTCCCTActgttttttactttaataagagttttttttttttaatatttattttttagggctggggatgtggctcaagcggtagcgcgctcgcctggcatgcgtgcggcctgggttcgatcctcagcaccacataccaacaaagatgttgtgtctgccgagaactaaaaaataaatattaaaaattctctctctctctctctcccctctctcactctctctttaa is drawn from Urocitellus parryii isolate mUroPar1 chromosome 4, mUroPar1.hap1, whole genome shotgun sequence and contains these coding sequences:
- the Nkapd1 gene encoding uncharacterized protein NKAPD1 isoform X1: MSRVPLGKVLLRNVIRHTDAHNKIQEESDMWKIRELEKQMEDAYQGTKRKMLPSSSSRMRSDGFDEESQRDYWRPKNEIAGTLEDDFLKAKSWNKKLYDYEANMPDRWGHSGYKELYPEEFETDSDQQDITNGKKTSPQVKSSTHESRKHKKSKKSHKKKQKKRSHKKQKKSKKEATDVTADSSSEYSEETGASSTRKRKQPHKRKKKSRKKSLKKSALFVGAESDTSQSDDSASSSSEESEERDNEKTKRKKREKNVHIPIVNNEIQERTNKRTNWKVATDERSAESSEDD
- the Nkapd1 gene encoding uncharacterized protein NKAPD1 isoform X4 produces the protein MSSGIQMLTISRMRSDGFDEESQRDYWRPKNEIAGTLEDDFLKAKSWNKKLYDYEANMPDRWGHSGYKELYPEEFETDSDQQDITNGKKTSPQVKSSTHESRKHKKSKKSHKKKQKKRSHKKQKKSKKEATDVTADSSSEYSEETGASSTRKRKQPHKRKKKSRKKSLKKSALFVGAESDTSQSDDSASSSSEESEERDNEKTKRKKREKNVHIPIVNNEIQERTNKRTNWKVATDERSAESSEDD
- the Nkapd1 gene encoding uncharacterized protein NKAPD1 isoform X2; protein product: MSSGIQMLTIRWEIQEESDMWKIRELEKQMEDAYQGTKRKMLPSSSSRMRSDGFDEESQRDYWRPKNEIAGTLEDDFLKAKSWNKKLYDYEANMPDRWGHSGYKELYPEEFETDSDQQDITNGKKTSPQVKSSTHESRKHKKSKKSHKKKQKKRSHKKQKKSKKEATDVTADSSSEYSEETGASSTRKRKQPHKRKKKSRKKSLKKSALFVGAESDTSQSDDSASSSSEESEERDNEKTKRKKREKNVHIPIVNNEIQERTNKRTNWKVATDERSAESSEDD
- the Nkapd1 gene encoding uncharacterized protein NKAPD1 isoform X3 translates to MWKIRELEKQMEDAYQGTKRKMLPSSSSRMRSDGFDEESQRDYWRPKNEIAGTLEDDFLKAKSWNKKLYDYEANMPDRWGHSGYKELYPEEFETDSDQQDITNGKKTSPQVKSSTHESRKHKKSKKSHKKKQKKRSHKKQKKSKKEATDVTADSSSEYSEETGASSTRKRKQPHKRKKKSRKKSLKKSALFVGAESDTSQSDDSASSSSEESEERDNEKTKRKKREKNVHIPIVNNEIQERTNKRTNWKVATDERSAESSEDD
- the Timm8b gene encoding mitochondrial import inner membrane translocase subunit Tim8 B; the encoded protein is MAELGEADEAELQRLVAAEQQKAQFTAQVHHFMELCWDKCVEKPGNRLDSRTENCLSSCVDRFIDTTLAITSRFAQIVQKGGQ
- the Sdhd gene encoding succinate dehydrogenase [ubiquinone] cytochrome b small subunit, mitochondrial isoform X2, with the protein product MAVLLRLGVLCGAQGGRALFLRTPLVRPAHISAFLQDRPTPGWTGTQHIHLSPNRHWALDKLSLIMFMEMRHRKLPRQAFWHSQL